A stretch of DNA from Carya illinoinensis cultivar Pawnee chromosome 12, C.illinoinensisPawnee_v1, whole genome shotgun sequence:
GTTCAGCAAGTTCTTAACTTGGTTGATAGAAagtttttagatgaaaaaaacaaaatatctcgaataaggaaaatggaagaagaaacaaaaattctgggTTCATTTGCCAAAAGGACCAGAGAATTTAGGAGTCTACAATCCTATACCAAATAAATGCCAGGGGTGGTAGGAAAAGAAGAGGGGATTGCCACACCCGAGCCCTAGAATTTTAGGGCGGAGTGAATTTTCCAATTTAGACGCATAGATCTATAAGTCTTTATACATTACTTGGTGTCAATTAATCCAATATCACCGTAAGAGTATTCCTAATAGAATCTACTCTCCAAATAGGAAAAATACAGGAATCTTGAAATTTCCAGATTCCTAGATGGACTAGGAATCCTAGTTTTACTAGAAAAGTGAAGTCGAGAGAAGTCCTAGAATTGTAGCTGGCCAACACTGCAGTATTATTTTGAACCATTACAATTGTGACATAGGCTAACCTATATCCTCATTATGCTGCTACCGATATAGACAGTCATTAGGACTCCTAATTTTGGTTGGAAACTAAAAAGCTGCAAGGAACTCGCAAGAAGCTGGCTTCTATGACCAATTAAATCCAAGAacatccaataaacaataaaatctCCAAGAAACCTCCAAGAACCTGGTTTACACAGCCATCTATGTGTTAAGCCACCACTCTCAAACCTTGTTGCCGCAAGAGTTCTTGgaatttcaatcaactcaaacCACAGCCTTGCCGCCACATTATGTGCTCTATAGCCCTAAGTAGCAATCAAAATATCCACATAAACCTAGCTGCCAATACATTAGGAAACCTTGAGAAAACTCAACTGCATGAAAATCCTAATTCAATAGGACGTTCTCCCTGCCTCCATATCCAACTAGCCTAGGAGTCGTGAAGCCTAAGTCATGTATCCTATAAATAAACCAGCTATGTCTCCCCTTTTACTTTATTCAACCCTAAGAATTTTCCAGAGCCACATTCTTTAATCCCTGCCCTGGTGTGGAGCCTGCCATAGCtttgtttttcttgtaaattCTAACCAAAATTTATTCTGCTGGTGCAAGTTTAATCCAGAGAGAGTAAAGCGCAAGacagaaagtatacaaaatttatttacttttcttttatacataaaataaatatgcataCCTGAACATCAACCTTCAGGATAATATTCAGCTGGTGCAAGTCTAATCCAGAGAGCTTTCCTGTTGAAACTGCAGAAGCCAAGGAAGAAAGTGTAACCTTCCCATCTCCAGCCTTAGCTGAGATACGTTCATTTCGTAATGAGTCGGCACGCAACTCAGCCTTTTCACGTGCAATTTCGAGGGAATCAACAACTTCAAATTCATCACCAGCAATTGGAACATTATTTAACCCAATCACCTGCAAATGCACATAGAAATAAATTACAAGCTAAAAGTTGAACCAAAAGTTCGaggaattaaagaaaaaagggTTAACATGGACCATATATCATTGCAAGACTTTGTGTATTGCTGTTAAAGAAGGCATCCATTCACAGAGATTTTGTTCTTTCTGCTCAATATTATACGTTATAAGCTATGCTTTTTGCATGTACTGGTCAAATGGGGGAGGGGAGACACCAAAGTCCATCAAATCTTCCGACCAATAATTTTCCTTCCCTGGGTTGAGGCGATGAGAACTTCATTTTTTGCATGATTATAGCCAAGATTGCAATCTAAggcattttttaataaaaaaacaaacaggGGGGAGTACGAGTATTTTTTCCACTCATTGTTATTTCCATTGTATCCTCATCTCTATAATTTTTCAAACGATAAGCTAAAAAAGCAAAACACATAAATATGGTtatcaaaagaattaaaaatatatatattaattgaatgTAATATAGTAAGTTGATGCAAAGATTTCAACAATTTGACTTTGCAAGAAAATTTTCGAACATTGTGATATCCAGTAAGGGACGTAATTAAGGctgatattaaaatattatttgatttgaataagAGGGACAAACATTAAAGGGTCAAGGGAAACAAACACCCCCAAAACTCCACAGGAGGCAACATCATGATACACTGCTAAATAcaaatttttagaataaaattttaaattattaacttCACCTCTTCTTCAAGATAGTAATAGAAAAACAGTCCAAAGATCAAACTCTTACAATGGTCTTTAGCCACCATTTCAATTAGAAACATTTACGTGATGTCTAATCCATCTGACCCACATATGAGGgaagcattaaaatataaagtAAATAATACAATTCACCACCTCACATCAACTTAAGTAAATACCTGTACAGGTATAGAGGGTCCAGCTTCCTTGACACGATTTCCACCGTCGTCAAATAAAGCCCGCACCTGACCATGTGCATAATAAAAACATCCCTTAAAAATGTGTATTGGGCataatggaaaaacaatcaaacaaaataattaagCATGCAAAATTTAATTCTTTGATCAGGATACTTTATCTTCTAGAAACTTCTAGAGCTTCAAAGTCCTATATACCAACCTTTCCAAAGGCTTCTCCACAAACTACTATATCACCAACTTTAAGTGTCCCATTCTGCACAATAAATGTAGCTAGTGGCCCTTTAGCTTTGTGAAGACCTGCCTCAATGACTGTGCCCTTTCCACTTCTATCAGGATTAGCCTTCAAATCTTGTAACTAAAATAAGCATGCAAATGTTAAGGATATAAAGGAGAAAGATGTCAAAACAGCAAGATGAAGATCtgcatatttttttccaaaaccgTGCAGCACAATGAGAAGTAATCCCTCCCCTGTTCCTGCCAGAAGCCCCCAATGGCTTAATGCAGTGGTATTCAACCATAAATCTATGGTAGTATGCTAAGAGCCCTCTGTTAACATAATTTCTCTACCATCGGGTTAGCTGACATGTTATTGCgcacaaattttaaaacattaaataGGCCTTCATTTTTTGACACAATTCAGCAAGTCACACCTATAGTAGATTCTGAATTTTAGTGTGTTTATGGCTTCTCAAGGCTTTTCTgcatatataaaaagataaacaaTGTAAGGGTGAAAGCCGTGTATCCTAAATCTAATGCCTAaatctgttttttgtttttttttttttttaagtaagaaaATGCCTAAATCTGTTATAGGAAAAGGTCTCTTGCCTACCCCTCCAGAACTGGTTTAAAACACCAGCAGGGACAGAGTGAACCATTACAAGATAAATCATTTCATAGGAACAAAGGAATAGTCCATGCATAATTTTTACTCTAGTTGTGAACCCCAGAAATAAAGATGAATGcacaaataatgataaataaaaaaaatgaacaatggAGATTTcctcaaagttttgaataccaatATAGTAAAAACTAGGTTTCctttatttgcttttttttttctttttttttctttttttttttttttgtgttgggggggggggggagggtggATAAGCAAAGGAACAATATGACCTTTTTGTAACTTATTACAAGAAATTGTACATCAATAACATCTAACTCACCTCGGCAACAAGCATGACAGTTTCCAAAAGATCATCTATATTCTCCCCTTTAAGAGCACTAACCTGTTAGAGGAGATCgaagaaagaaaatttcagAAACTACAAGTATCAATATCAGTCATTACAAACCCTGCAGTTGAGATATAACAACCTGAACCATTGGGATATCCCCACCCCAGTCTTCAGGCATTAAACCAATCGACGAAAGCTCTTGCATGACTCGTTCTGGATTTGCTCCCTCTTTATCTATCTGGTGCAGTGGAAGAAATAAGATTGAGAATCAGCAAGTCTAAGCCATGACAAatcagagaaaaaataatttcaaacgtGTTTTTCCGCTTTATCATATtatcccaaaaagaaaaataaatatgataaccACACAATTATAGTTGACATGCCTTATTTATAGCAACCACTATTGGGACTCCAGCTGCCTTGGCATGAGCTATGGCCTCATTTGTTTGAGGACGGATTCCATCATCAGCAGCAACTACAATAATAGCGATGTCTGTAACCCTTGCTCCACGAGCCCTCATTGCTCCAAAGGCCTAAAGAAGCATAGATAATAGatatccaaaaaacaaaaaaatgcacaataaaattACAGATCACAAACGATAAAATAACAATGTTGTAACACCCCAGTCCCACATTGGTGAAACAAACGACTCATATAGAGTAAGTATAAAGGTAGTTATATGTGTTAAGTCCCACATTAGATACTTATTATATGAAATTGGGTTTTATAAGTGATTCCTGATAAGCTTCAAATGGACTAGTCTACTAAAATTATAACACAAGTGCGGCTAGTGGTTTCCTTGGATCATTAAATATGGTATCCGAGTTACCTAATAAGCCCTACCATTAGATATGGGATTGTACAACATAGACCCACATGGACATCAGGAACTCAAAAGGGGAAGTTCATAACACCCCCGTCTCACATCAAGAAAAGGAATAAGTACATAGAGTGGGTAAATTATAAAGGTAATCACAGGTGTTATATCCCACATTGGCAACTTACTAGGTGAAACCAGTCTTTACTAGGTAAGTTTCaaattgactagtcattttggggTTATAGTGTAGGCATTGCTAGTGCTTTCTCTAGGTCGTTACGAATGCACTAGCAAAAGataatttaccattcaaacaATGACTATAAAAccccaaaatatgaattataaaaGAGGAAacaataatgtatatatatatatatttttttttttttttgaggtcAGGGGAGGAATAATAAAAGCTAAAAGTTAACATGTTAGCTGGAAGTGTACCTCGTGCCCTGGTGTATCAAGGAAAACACATTGCTGCACCTTGCCATCTATAGGAACTTGCACCTTATATGCACCAATACCTTGGGTAATGCCACCTGCTTCAGATGCAGCTACCTGCAAATATCTAGCAGTCAGGCACTAGTTGAACAATAGCACAACTAGCAAAAActacaataaaatattatccaGTACCAAAGCTGAACAAGACAATGAGTGGCTTGTCTTAAATTATGCATCCTAGCCAAATCATAACAGTAtctcacaaaataaaaacaaaattaatcgAAATCACTACAAATAACAAATCAATAAGACCCCACAATGGGCATTTCAAAAGAAACTGAAAGGGGTATCAAGTCAATTAAGCTTCCATAAGTACCTTGCTCTTTCGAATATAATCCAAAAGGGTTGTCTGTCAAGGTTGTagcaataaaaacatattagcAAAGTTTAGCCGCAGGGATATACTACAATTTAAAGCAATACCAGTAGAAAGTAATAGGAAATAGATGCAGAAGGTCCAAACAGAAGTGAAGATCCAAATTGCTATCACTTACCTTCCCATGATCCACATGACCCATTATAGTAATAACGGGGGGCCGGTCTTGTAGTTTGTCTACATCTTCTTCATCAAAAATTTCCTTCTTTCTTGCCATTTCTTCAACTTTAATGGGATCAACATCCAGCACTTCAACATCATGCTctttacaaatcattttcaCCATATCTTTGTCTAGAGTTTGCACCCCATCAGGCTTAATTCCTTTTGAGTATAAATACCCAAGAATCTCACCTTCACCAATAACTAAGTTGTACGCTAACTCCTCAATCAGCATACCTTCCGCACCAACCTCAAGGATTTCTACTTTTACAGGAGCTGCCTCTTTGGCAGCCTGAAGTCTGGCAGCCTTTCGACTTGCTTTACTCCATTTCCTCCCTTTCCTTGCGATAGATGCACCAGGAATCGAGACCTCATCTGGAATGTCAGCATCATCCACATCAAGCATTCGTCTCCGTTGTCCACCTGCTGAGGCATTTTTTTTACGATAATCATCTTTGAACCTTCCAGTGGAAGGGCCTTTTCCTGGCCGTGCAGGGGCTAAAACTGCTTGAGCAATCAGAGGATCAACCACTGGTTTCTTGGAAGCAAATTTGTCAATCAAAATCGGTTTACGTTCTGTAGTTTTCGAATCTAAATCAGTTTCATCAGTCACTGAAGATTTTGGAACTGCCCCAACATCCTTCAAGACAACAGGTTTTTTTATCACAGGCACAGAAGCTACAGAAGGCTTTGCTTGTAATTTTGGTTGAGGTCTCAAAGGTGGCTGACGGGGTGTAAAAGAAGTACGGGCTTCAGAGTCTATCTTTTCCCTTTGCCCTGTTTTCATCTCTTCCTTTGCAGTCATGTTACTAGGCTTTGATGATGATCCCTTAACCTTCTGGACGGTTGCAACTGTGTCTCCTTTCCGCCACACGCTCTTCAAAGTTTTAGAATTCTGAGCCGGTTTACCACTTGCTGAATTACTACTCATAGTAGATGATGTAGATTTACTTGCAAACCCACTCTCTCTCCTGCTTCCAGACTCGCTCAATCTCGAACTTTCTAGCCTTTCTGCCTTTTCCAATACCTCTCCCAGGGACTCAATCACTTTATTCCTCTCGTCAGCATCCTCTAACTTTTCACCATCAGAAGAATCACCATTGATTCCGGATGGTTCCCAAGTGACCGGAAGGGGTTCACCATTGGACATTGAGGATTTCAACACTGGCTTAGGAGCAGGCTTAAGTAGGAAACCTGCATCACCATCATCACCTttacctcctcctcctcctctataGGTGTTACTAGATGGATTCAGTGACACTGCATTGCCTTGATCAGGTACGAAGTCAGTTGTTGTGACCGAATATTTACAGACAGACAAAGACACACAGTGCCATCTCTTCTTCTTAACCGTAAAATTTCCTTTAGACAAAGAAACTCTCCTAAACAGAGAGGAGTGGGACCTTTCCGATGCTATACTACTTCCCAAACTCACCAGAGAAGTCATAGTTCCTTGCATACTTCCTGCCACTAATATTAGCATGGGTACGCCCCACCAGTcccaaaaccaaacctttcaGTTCTCAGTAATTCCTCATTCTACGCTGTCTACGAATTCCAAGTCAATTAGCTAAGTTCCTACAATATGAATTACCGaaattttcagaaaaataaaagggaCGAAATTTGAGCTATTCATGGAATAAAATTGCCCCaaataatatcaatatatatacacgaaGAAAGAGAACCCTCCCAGAATTTACGACTTATAGAAGAAGAAACAATCTTACCTCTCCACCAGAAATTCTGCGAGAGAAGAAACAACAGCGTTGTGGAATTCCAAAGGTCAGAAACAATCTCgcaaatggagagagagagagagagagagagagagagagttgtgtaTGGGTGTGTGTGGGGGAAAAGGACATTCTGAGTAAACGATATTAGTGGCTATGGGTAGTATGGTAAGGGTGGGGACGGAAAAATCCAATTTTGGTAGGAAGAGACCGTACCTGTGGCCATTTCTCTGCCTTCCAATTTCATTATGTTGTATGTGATAAGGTAGGGTGTCTCGTTTATGTGGTGCTCTgccttcatttatttatttatttatttttccttttcgttTTTTTCATAACTTGAGAAAAACATGTCAccactcctttttttttcctttttttttttttctgaaatagTCACCCCTCCTTGTTAGAGTGTATGCAAATTttaccaataaataaataaagataataaaataataaaaaataaaaataaaaaaggaattttATAACATAATGTAGTTTATTGTGATATATCATGTAATAAATCtctttttattatcaaataaatttgacatgttttattaaaTCACGTCAGTGTATAACCTAACGCTACTAACATCATCTTTCTtgcatttcaaaaaaataagagGTAAAATCTAGGTGAAGGCACGACTACATTTTCAAACAGAGCCAAAGCAGAACACATTTCGTCTTAACTTTCCTGAACCATCCTCTAAGTAGTTCATCCAAATCTGGTAACTATCGGACTTCGCGTGCTTATGATGCGTGAAGAATGAAAACCCAATTCCAATAAAATAACTCTTGGAACTTTGTGTTAAACCCAATTCCAATTATGATCTTTTATGTTAAGGTATGAGTTATTCTCGGCAACTTTGTGAAAAATATCAAGAGTCCAATGTTTTCTGGTGTAAAACTGCATGGATTATCATTATTGGTATCATCTTTAACCAGAAAAAGATTACATCATTAAACTCTTGTGCAATTTTCTGCTACATGATGTGTTTGGAAAACATATATCATCCAATATATGTTGTAGTTGCTTTGCATCTGGAGATCCTTCTCTTACTCTTTCTTACCTGCATACTTGATTAGGATATGCACTAATCCTCATTTGCAGCCTGCAACTTTCCCTTTATATTACTTGGAAATAAGATTGACAAAGATGGTGGAAACAGCCGAGTGGTATGGACATGGATGCATCCCTTACACTTGTTATAAACCTGAGGACTAATATCTTTATCCTCTGTAAGTTCTTGTCACAA
This window harbors:
- the LOC122288903 gene encoding translation initiation factor IF-2, chloroplastic, which produces MLILVAGSMQGTMTSLVSLGSSIASERSHSSLFRRVSLSKGNFTVKKKRWHCVSLSVCKYSVTTTDFVPDQGNAVSLNPSSNTYRGGGGGKGDDGDAGFLLKPAPKPVLKSSMSNGEPLPVTWEPSGINGDSSDGEKLEDADERNKVIESLGEVLEKAERLESSRLSESGSRRESGFASKSTSSTMSSNSASGKPAQNSKTLKSVWRKGDTVATVQKVKGSSSKPSNMTAKEEMKTGQREKIDSEARTSFTPRQPPLRPQPKLQAKPSVASVPVIKKPVVLKDVGAVPKSSVTDETDLDSKTTERKPILIDKFASKKPVVDPLIAQAVLAPARPGKGPSTGRFKDDYRKKNASAGGQRRRMLDVDDADIPDEVSIPGASIARKGRKWSKASRKAARLQAAKEAAPVKVEILEVGAEGMLIEELAYNLVIGEGEILGYLYSKGIKPDGVQTLDKDMVKMICKEHDVEVLDVDPIKVEEMARKKEIFDEEDVDKLQDRPPVITIMGHVDHGKTTLLDYIRKSKVAASEAGGITQGIGAYKVQVPIDGKVQQCVFLDTPGHEAFGAMRARGARVTDIAIIVVAADDGIRPQTNEAIAHAKAAGVPIVVAINKIDKEGANPERVMQELSSIGLMPEDWGGDIPMVQVSALKGENIDDLLETVMLVAELQDLKANPDRSGKGTVIEAGLHKAKGPLATFIVQNGTLKVGDIVVCGEAFGKVRALFDDGGNRVKEAGPSIPVQVIGLNNVPIAGDEFEVVDSLEIAREKAELRADSLRNERISAKAGDGKVTLSSLASAVSTGKLSGLDLHQLNIILKVDVQGSIEAVRQALQVLPQDNVTLKFLLQATGDISTSDIDLAIASKGIILGFNVRAPGSVKTYAENKGVEMRLYRVIYELIDDVRNAMEGLLEPVEDQVTIGSAEVRAIFSSGSSRVAGCMVMDGKVVKGCGIRVIRKGEVIYIGILDSLRRVKEVVKEVTAGLECGLGMEDYDDWEAGDVLEAFSTIQKKRTLEEASASMAAAREGVGFEP